One window from the genome of candidate division KSB1 bacterium encodes:
- a CDS encoding efflux RND transporter periplasmic adaptor subunit yields the protein MKQKTKNLICIIAYLLFSSCSIINDHNYRVESGEFKEFLTETGELQALNSTVIPMPIFDWSYGRPQITALEKEGTLVKKGQFVGQLDSSGVVRVLGQKRADLEIGRADFRKLAVRHVSQLKKLDADIQSSRAELRQARIDTQRVRFESQTKIEMNKLKLKIVEISYQKAKRTLEHTYRIQKEELLIQKLKIEKTKSEIQKAIRTIDRYILRAPADGMIVYRKKRRGEKVAIGDQLFPGEPIIGLPDLRKMKVLTSVSETDIEKIKLGQKVTVRLDAFPKTIFDGSISSISKICHEKDKDSKVKIFDVTVLLNQSARILRPGMTVSCEILVAEMEDALFVNNSCIYENGGEYFVFVKDGSGKKEVKVTIGPRNNNSVVVYGDLKTGDTIFNSDRVVQ from the coding sequence ATGAAACAAAAAACTAAAAACCTGATTTGCATTATTGCTTATTTGTTGTTCAGTAGCTGCAGCATCATTAACGATCACAATTATCGAGTTGAAAGTGGTGAATTCAAAGAATTTTTAACTGAGACCGGTGAACTTCAGGCCCTGAATTCGACGGTAATCCCCATGCCAATATTCGATTGGTCATATGGCAGGCCACAAATTACCGCTCTCGAAAAAGAGGGTACACTCGTCAAGAAAGGCCAATTTGTCGGACAACTTGATTCCTCGGGTGTCGTACGAGTCCTCGGACAAAAAAGAGCAGATCTGGAAATTGGGCGGGCTGATTTCAGGAAATTAGCAGTGCGGCATGTATCTCAATTAAAAAAACTGGACGCGGATATTCAATCTTCCCGAGCAGAACTTCGCCAGGCTCGAATTGATACTCAAAGAGTCCGGTTTGAATCGCAAACAAAAATAGAGATGAACAAACTAAAATTAAAAATAGTCGAAATCTCATATCAAAAGGCTAAGAGGACTTTAGAACATACATATAGAATCCAAAAAGAAGAACTGTTAATTCAAAAATTGAAAATTGAAAAAACCAAATCCGAAATCCAAAAAGCAATAAGAACCATTGATCGATATATTTTGCGTGCACCGGCAGACGGTATGATTGTCTATCGCAAAAAAAGAAGGGGTGAGAAGGTCGCAATAGGAGATCAATTATTTCCTGGCGAGCCAATCATCGGACTTCCTGATTTACGTAAAATGAAAGTGCTTACTTCTGTGAGTGAGACCGATATTGAAAAAATTAAACTGGGACAGAAAGTTACTGTCAGGTTAGATGCGTTTCCGAAGACTATCTTCGATGGATCGATTAGTTCAATCAGCAAAATTTGCCATGAAAAAGACAAGGATTCAAAAGTCAAAATATTTGATGTAACGGTTCTGCTCAATCAATCTGCACGGATTCTAAGACCGGGGATGACAGTAAGTTGTGAAATTTTAGTGGCGGAGATGGAGGATGCATTGTTTGTTAACAACTCGTGCATTTACGAAAACGGAGGCGAGTATTTTGTATTCGTAAAAGATGGATCTGGTAAAAAAGAGGTCAAAGTTACCATCGGCCCTCGCAATAACAATTCAGTCGTTGTTTATGGAGACTTAAAAACCGGTGATACCATTTTTAATTCTGATAGGGTGGTACAATGA
- a CDS encoding efflux RND transporter periplasmic adaptor subunit, whose translation MMKSSIKSLFNIFCFSFLRSLILPAILTIACTSSEQNHSQITYPVSQMDFVITVDGDGELEAVKSHMLVVPRVRAQPKISYLIPEGTAVLKGDIVVQLEAETIESDYRNALDEVEIAKADAHKKEAELTLKRLLQESQLKIALASLKTSKLHLDKLKFEAPTTREIKKLEIKKIELEAKVSRDKIKALEKIKIEELAHMLLKIKQAQSKLQRSKSQLDLLDLKAPVDGLVVYERSWITGNKVQEGDAIYPNMPVVKIPDMSSLQVNLKISENDAQKVKVGQNATVFVPVLGDLILTGKVSRVGRMAKPIKRGSKVKKVDVIVTIDSTFQKLVPGLSATCRIQIEKIPGAIFLPKECLFEKDSVKIVYVFKKGSFHPCPIAVSQQDEDFVIIKGDLSIGDLCALRQPNNSQVKWPDELKPYTSVTDSSSTLMDNLN comes from the coding sequence ATGATGAAATCATCCATTAAGAGCCTTTTCAATATTTTCTGTTTTAGTTTCCTAAGATCTTTGATTCTTCCCGCCATACTCACTATTGCCTGCACTTCCTCAGAACAAAATCATTCACAAATCACTTATCCGGTTTCACAAATGGATTTTGTCATTACAGTTGATGGAGATGGAGAGCTGGAAGCGGTGAAGTCACATATGTTGGTCGTTCCTCGTGTGCGGGCTCAACCCAAAATATCTTATTTAATTCCAGAGGGAACAGCTGTTTTGAAAGGCGATATTGTCGTTCAACTGGAAGCTGAGACGATAGAGAGTGATTATAGAAATGCCTTGGATGAGGTTGAAATTGCCAAAGCAGATGCTCACAAAAAAGAAGCGGAGTTAACCTTAAAGCGTCTTTTGCAGGAATCTCAACTGAAAATAGCCCTGGCTTCACTTAAAACCTCAAAACTCCACCTGGATAAATTGAAATTTGAAGCGCCAACAACCAGGGAAATTAAAAAGTTGGAAATTAAAAAAATCGAGCTGGAAGCCAAAGTAAGTAGAGACAAGATCAAGGCATTAGAAAAGATAAAAATAGAAGAACTTGCTCACATGCTATTGAAGATCAAACAGGCGCAAAGCAAACTGCAGCGATCCAAATCTCAATTAGATCTCTTGGATTTAAAGGCTCCGGTTGATGGTCTCGTGGTGTACGAACGAAGTTGGATTACCGGGAATAAAGTCCAGGAAGGGGATGCTATTTACCCAAATATGCCGGTAGTAAAAATACCAGATATGTCATCCCTGCAGGTAAATTTGAAAATCAGTGAAAATGATGCTCAGAAGGTAAAGGTTGGACAAAATGCAACTGTCTTCGTACCTGTACTGGGAGATTTAATTTTAACGGGTAAAGTTTCGAGAGTCGGAAGAATGGCGAAGCCAATCAAACGAGGCTCGAAGGTGAAAAAGGTGGATGTGATTGTAACGATCGATAGCACATTTCAAAAACTTGTGCCCGGACTGAGTGCAACTTGCCGGATCCAAATTGAAAAAATACCAGGAGCAATATTCCTTCCAAAAGAATGCCTTTTTGAAAAGGATAGCGTGAAAATCGTTTATGTATTCAAAAAGGGATCGTTTCACCCATGTCCAATCGCTGTGTCGCAACAAGATGAGGATTTTGTTATTATCAAAGGTGATTTAAGTATCGGCGATTTGTGTGCCCTGCGCCAGCCAAATAATTCCCAGGTTAAATGGCCGGATGAATTAAAGCCATATACAAGTGTAACCGACTCGAGTTCAACTTTAATGGATAATTTAAATTAA
- a CDS encoding ABC transporter permease codes for MITKESLFIGLEGLKVHRLRSILTMLGIIFGVGAVIAMLSIGEGAKREALKKYKELGVNNIIVRDKDLSDKELEEVRAKFSRGLSLKDAEAIKKIIPTIEQVAPQAEFDSEAKYEDKSTKTTVVGVTDVFKYLLNYETQHGTFLSNDHHKRELRVCVLGAEVAKKLFPVQFPVGKKIKLDDQWFEVVGTMAPKSLFTETIGELASRNLNQDVYIPLSTFLRRFSKEKQLASQIDQLTVKVHESEKLVESAAIISRILNRRHHKNEDFDIIIPYELLKQEEKETRIYNVVLGSIAAISLLVGGIGVMNIMLASVLERTSEIGIRRSIGAKKNEILIQFLVEAVGLCLAGGIIGITLGFVMSLIIDSLAEFTTIITPLSVILAFGVSGAVGIIFGTFPAKRAANLNPIEALRHE; via the coding sequence ATGATTACCAAAGAAAGTTTATTTATTGGTTTAGAAGGTTTAAAAGTCCACAGGTTGCGATCTATCTTAACGATGCTAGGTATCATCTTTGGCGTTGGAGCCGTCATCGCCATGCTTTCTATTGGAGAAGGCGCCAAACGGGAAGCCTTAAAAAAATATAAGGAATTGGGTGTTAATAATATCATCGTACGGGATAAAGATTTAAGCGATAAAGAATTAGAAGAAGTTCGGGCAAAATTCTCTCGCGGTCTTTCTCTGAAAGACGCTGAAGCCATTAAAAAAATCATTCCAACTATTGAGCAGGTTGCCCCCCAGGCCGAGTTTGATTCCGAGGCGAAATATGAAGACAAATCCACAAAAACTACGGTTGTGGGTGTAACGGATGTGTTCAAATATCTGTTGAATTATGAAACGCAGCATGGAACATTTTTATCTAACGATCATCATAAACGGGAACTTCGCGTATGCGTCCTTGGCGCTGAAGTTGCCAAAAAACTATTTCCGGTTCAATTCCCGGTGGGTAAGAAAATTAAATTGGATGATCAGTGGTTCGAAGTTGTTGGGACGATGGCCCCCAAATCCTTGTTCACCGAAACAATTGGCGAGCTAGCCTCACGGAATTTAAATCAAGATGTCTATATTCCTCTTTCTACATTTCTGCGGCGGTTTAGCAAGGAAAAGCAACTTGCCAGCCAAATCGATCAGCTGACGGTAAAGGTTCATGAATCGGAAAAGTTAGTGGAAAGCGCCGCAATAATAAGCCGGATTTTAAACCGCCGTCATCATAAAAATGAAGATTTTGATATCATCATTCCATACGAACTCCTAAAGCAAGAAGAAAAGGAAACCCGCATTTATAATGTTGTACTAGGTTCGATAGCGGCGATTTCACTTCTGGTTGGAGGCATTGGCGTTATGAACATTATGCTGGCCTCGGTTCTAGAGCGCACCAGCGAGATCGGTATTCGACGATCCATTGGCGCTAAAAAAAATGAAATCCTTATACAGTTTTTGGTGGAAGCCGTAGGCCTATGTTTAGCTGGAGGTATTATTGGAATTACACTTGGATTTGTAATGTCGCTAATAATAGACAGCCTGGCAGAATTTACCACCATCATTACACCCCTATCTGTAATCCTGGCATTTGGTGTGTCTGGTGCGGTGGGTATCATATTTGGTACATTTCCGGCTAAACGCGCCGCAAACCTGAATCCCATCGAGGCGTTAAGGCATGAATAA
- a CDS encoding efflux RND transporter periplasmic adaptor subunit, translating to MKRKYQALQLISLCFMVGSCQSNTGASLESYTVVRGDFIDSITETGELMAVNSQRITAPSISWRFGGLKITKIIEDGKQVEAGELLIEFDKAEVAKGIDDAKAELEIAEAELRKTHATQASQIEGLQADFEKTSLQHRISQLNLEKATFESDIRRKEIELELEKAGIALEKAKLEIESQKSINREEISKQNLRVSQVQTKMEEAKATFEKLSVSAPSPGIAVIEKSMMTRSKYQVDDQVWPGWPMIGLPDLSAMQAIVQINEVDIAKIDTMQKSNIRLDAFPETVFHGKVSDIAALARNKEKDSKVKVFDITILLDESNEKLMPGMTVSCEIILNQIPDTLFIPLEALFNVAGGNIVYLKNGNDFEPHSITIGPENDDYVVIAGGLKEGDQIALMNPFLNQTTNYAKESNSN from the coding sequence ATGAAAAGAAAATACCAGGCATTGCAGTTGATTTCGCTGTGTTTTATGGTTGGATCCTGTCAATCAAATACCGGTGCATCCCTGGAGTCATATACGGTGGTTCGGGGAGATTTCATAGATAGTATAACTGAAACCGGTGAATTGATGGCAGTGAATTCACAAAGAATTACAGCACCCAGTATTTCATGGCGTTTTGGAGGATTAAAAATCACAAAAATTATTGAGGATGGTAAACAAGTTGAAGCAGGTGAATTATTAATCGAATTTGATAAAGCCGAAGTTGCGAAAGGTATTGACGATGCAAAAGCTGAATTAGAAATTGCAGAAGCTGAATTAAGAAAAACACATGCCACGCAAGCTTCACAAATCGAAGGCTTGCAGGCAGACTTTGAAAAAACCTCTCTTCAACATAGAATTTCACAATTGAATTTAGAAAAAGCAACATTTGAATCAGACATCAGGAGGAAGGAAATCGAGCTTGAATTAGAAAAAGCGGGTATAGCATTGGAAAAAGCGAAATTGGAAATAGAAAGCCAAAAAAGTATTAATCGTGAAGAAATTAGCAAGCAAAACTTAAGAGTTTCCCAGGTACAAACCAAAATGGAGGAAGCTAAAGCCACCTTTGAAAAACTAAGCGTCTCTGCCCCATCTCCCGGTATCGCTGTCATTGAAAAAAGCATGATGACCCGATCTAAATACCAGGTTGACGACCAGGTTTGGCCGGGTTGGCCCATGATTGGATTACCTGACTTGAGTGCAATGCAGGCGATAGTGCAAATTAATGAAGTGGATATAGCGAAAATTGATACCATGCAGAAATCCAATATTAGACTGGACGCTTTTCCGGAAACTGTATTTCACGGAAAAGTATCGGATATTGCTGCATTGGCGCGAAATAAAGAGAAAGACTCAAAAGTAAAAGTTTTTGACATAACAATTCTGTTAGATGAAAGTAACGAAAAATTAATGCCAGGCATGACTGTCAGTTGTGAAATTATCTTAAATCAAATTCCGGATACTTTATTCATTCCCCTCGAAGCATTATTCAATGTTGCTGGAGGGAATATTGTTTATTTGAAAAATGGAAACGATTTTGAACCCCACTCTATCACCATCGGACCTGAGAATGATGACTATGTGGTTATCGCCGGTGGACTAAAAGAGGGGGACCAAATCGCATTGATGAATCCATTTTTAAATCAAACTACGAACTATGCAAAAGAATCAAATTCGAATTGA